Proteins co-encoded in one Prescottella sp. R16 genomic window:
- a CDS encoding ABC transporter permease: MTVTHHDRLADNRFATGTFTPRPQPAPPAQMLAAQTRLELTLLLRNGEQLLLTMFIPITLLIGLTLLPIGDFGPDRVGTIVPAVMMVAIMSTAFTGQAIAVGFDRRYGALKRLGATPLPKWGIIAGKSAAVVIVVALQSILIGGIGFALGWRPGLLGLVLGAVVIALGTVTFAALGLLLGGSLRAEIVLALANILWFAMAGIGSVIFADDLNAGVRAGAQLVPSGALAQALEDASNGSINIVCVAILAVWALAAGGLATRTFKFT, translated from the coding sequence ATGACCGTGACACATCACGACCGCCTGGCCGACAACCGCTTCGCCACCGGCACGTTCACCCCGCGCCCGCAGCCGGCGCCGCCCGCGCAGATGCTCGCCGCCCAGACGCGGCTCGAGCTGACGCTGCTGCTGCGCAACGGCGAACAGCTGCTGCTGACGATGTTCATTCCGATCACACTGCTGATCGGGCTCACACTGCTGCCCATCGGCGACTTCGGCCCGGACCGGGTCGGCACGATCGTGCCCGCCGTCATGATGGTGGCGATCATGTCGACCGCGTTCACCGGGCAGGCGATCGCCGTCGGCTTCGACCGCCGCTACGGCGCCCTCAAACGTCTCGGCGCGACGCCCCTGCCGAAGTGGGGCATCATCGCCGGCAAGAGCGCCGCCGTGGTGATCGTCGTCGCGCTGCAGTCGATCCTCATCGGCGGCATCGGGTTCGCGTTGGGCTGGCGTCCCGGCCTGCTCGGGCTCGTGCTCGGCGCCGTGGTCATCGCGCTGGGAACCGTCACGTTCGCGGCGCTGGGCCTGCTCCTCGGCGGCAGCCTGCGCGCCGAGATCGTGCTCGCACTCGCCAACATCCTGTGGTTCGCGATGGCCGGTATCGGTAGCGTCATCTTCGCCGACGACCTGAACGCCGGGGTCCGGGCGGGCGCCCAGCTCGTCCCGTCCGGTGCACTCGCGCAGGCCCTCGAGGATGCGTCGAACGGCAGCATCAACATCGTCTGTGTCGCGATCCTCGCGGTGTGGGCGCTCGCCGCCGGCGGGCTCGCCACCCGCACCTTCAAGTTCACGTAA
- the sufU gene encoding Fe-S cluster assembly sulfur transfer protein SufU encodes MRLEQMYQEVILDHYKHPHGRGLRDPFGAEVHHVNPTCGDEITLRAALTEGADGRLVVSDVSYDGQGCSISQASTSVLFDQIVGMPLDEALAAVDAFNEMITSRGTVEGDEDVLGDGIAFSGVSKYPARVKCALLGWMAFKDAVVQILDDNELARTGGQAS; translated from the coding sequence GTGCGACTCGAGCAGATGTACCAGGAAGTGATCCTGGACCACTACAAGCACCCGCACGGCCGTGGGCTGCGGGATCCGTTCGGCGCCGAGGTGCATCACGTCAACCCGACATGCGGCGACGAGATCACGCTGCGGGCCGCGCTCACCGAAGGCGCGGACGGGCGGCTCGTGGTCTCCGACGTCTCGTACGACGGTCAGGGCTGCTCGATCAGTCAGGCGTCGACATCGGTGCTGTTCGATCAGATCGTCGGTATGCCGCTAGACGAGGCCCTCGCGGCCGTCGACGCGTTCAACGAGATGATCACCAGCCGCGGCACCGTCGAGGGCGACGAGGACGTCCTCGGTGACGGCATCGCGTTCAGCGGGGTGTCGAAGTACCCGGCGCGCGTGAAGTGCGCACTACTGGGATGGATGGCGTTCAAGGACGCCGTCGTGCAGATCCTGGACGACAACGAACTGGCTCGAACCGGAGGACAGGCATCATGA
- the sufC gene encoding Fe-S cluster assembly ATPase SufC — translation MSAPENSVLEIKDLHVDVANSDENAEPINILKGVNLTVRSGETHAIMGPNGSGKSTLSYAIAGHPKYEVTSGSITLNGENVLEMSVDERARAGLFLAMQYPVEVPGVSMSNFLRTAATAVRGEAPKLRHWVKEVKGAMNELEIDPAFGERSVNEGFSGGEKKRHEILQLGLLAPKIAILDETDSGLDVDALRIVSEGVNRYKEKQNGGILLITHYTRILRYIEPEFVHVFANGQIVESGGPELADELETNGYVRFTQVAGA, via the coding sequence ATGTCTGCACCTGAAAACTCGGTTCTCGAAATCAAGGACCTGCACGTCGACGTCGCCAACTCGGACGAGAACGCCGAGCCGATCAACATCCTCAAGGGCGTGAACCTGACGGTCCGCTCGGGTGAGACGCACGCGATCATGGGCCCGAACGGCTCCGGCAAGTCGACCCTGTCGTACGCGATCGCCGGCCACCCCAAGTACGAGGTGACGTCCGGTTCCATCACCCTCAACGGTGAGAACGTCCTCGAGATGAGCGTCGACGAGCGTGCCCGGGCCGGCCTGTTCCTGGCCATGCAGTACCCGGTCGAGGTGCCCGGCGTCTCGATGTCGAACTTCCTGCGCACCGCCGCGACCGCGGTCCGTGGCGAGGCCCCGAAGCTGCGCCACTGGGTCAAGGAAGTCAAGGGCGCGATGAACGAGCTCGAGATCGATCCGGCGTTCGGTGAGCGGTCGGTCAACGAGGGTTTCTCCGGTGGCGAGAAGAAGCGTCACGAGATCCTGCAGCTGGGTCTGCTCGCGCCGAAGATCGCGATCCTCGACGAGACCGACTCGGGTCTCGACGTCGACGCGCTGCGCATCGTCTCCGAGGGCGTCAACCGCTACAAGGAGAAGCAGAACGGCGGCATCCTGCTGATCACGCACTACACCCGCATCCTGCGGTACATCGAGCCGGAGTTCGTGCACGTGTTCGCGAACGGTCAGATCGTCGAGTCCGGTGGACCCGAGCTCGCCGACGAGCTCGAGACCAACGGCTACGTGCGATTCACCCAGGTCGCAGGGGCGTAG
- a CDS encoding DUF1990 family protein gives MPSGSPSRSLTYPEVGATAGALPAGYRHIRESLCIGRGEDTFLAASDALMRWDVHRRAGLRVEAPGPAAVGTEVVLRWCGFRIPCRVVHTIDEPGRRGFAYGTLPGHPESGEERFCVEHRPDGSVHAVITAFSRPGRWFTRIGDPVARRVQQHMTARYLRAMAG, from the coding sequence GTGCCCTCGGGTTCACCGTCTAGGTCCCTGACCTATCCGGAGGTCGGGGCCACGGCCGGCGCACTGCCGGCCGGCTACCGGCACATCCGGGAATCACTGTGCATCGGACGCGGTGAGGACACGTTCCTCGCCGCGTCCGACGCGTTGATGCGCTGGGACGTGCACCGGCGGGCGGGGCTGCGGGTGGAGGCGCCGGGGCCGGCCGCGGTCGGCACCGAGGTGGTGCTGCGCTGGTGCGGGTTCCGGATCCCGTGCCGCGTCGTCCACACGATCGACGAACCGGGCCGACGCGGCTTCGCGTACGGCACCCTGCCCGGACATCCGGAATCGGGGGAGGAACGGTTCTGTGTGGAGCACCGCCCCGACGGTTCCGTGCATGCCGTGATCACCGCGTTCTCGCGGCCGGGACGCTGGTTCACCCGGATCGGGGACCCCGTCGCGCGGCGGGTGCAGCAGCATATGACGGCGCGGTACCTGCGGGCGATGGCCGGGTGA
- the mptB gene encoding polyprenol phosphomannose-dependent alpha 1,6 mannosyltransferase MptB, translating to MKTLTARALGIDGGRTRPTVADALHGDEAESPALDARETRQLHWIRLFGATGAVLMAIGALGSGAQPVLQNPVQGLRILGLPARMPSATLSMAMTGTVMVVLAWLLLGRFAVGGMRGGRPPRQLSRSQLDRTLLLWVIPLTVAPPMFSRDVYSYLAQSEITARGLDPYAIGPAGALGVDHVLTRTVPTIWRDTPAPYGPLFLWMGRGITWLTGDNIVAGIFLHRLLALAGVGLIVWALPRLARRCGVSAVSALWLGAANPLVLFHLVAGIHNEALMIGLMLAGVELALRAIEGDDPVRGRGFALLLAGATLIALSSTIKIPSLLALGFVGMALARRWGGGLRALASAAALLGAVTIVVTVFVSTASGLGMGWTQTLGTATEVRSWMSIPTLLGLGTGLVGVLLGLGDHTTAVLSLTRPIATVVAAFVTLRMLIAVLLGRIHPVGALGVSLGAIVLLFPVVQPWYLLWAVIPLAAWATRPVFRVPAIVFSSVVSSILMPNGAEYEPFMIVQAAIATTITAVVLIAATRNHLPWRGQVTAPGRPEPVDA from the coding sequence GTGAAGACGCTCACTGCGCGTGCGCTCGGGATCGACGGCGGACGCACCCGCCCGACGGTGGCCGACGCCCTCCACGGCGACGAGGCCGAATCACCGGCACTCGACGCCCGTGAAACCCGGCAACTGCACTGGATTCGCCTGTTCGGCGCGACCGGCGCGGTCCTCATGGCGATCGGCGCGCTCGGCTCCGGTGCGCAACCCGTGCTGCAGAACCCCGTGCAGGGGCTGCGGATCCTCGGGCTGCCGGCCCGCATGCCGAGCGCCACCCTGAGCATGGCGATGACCGGCACCGTCATGGTCGTCCTGGCGTGGCTCCTCCTCGGACGGTTCGCCGTCGGCGGGATGCGCGGCGGCCGCCCGCCCCGCCAACTCAGCCGCTCCCAACTCGACCGCACCCTGCTGCTGTGGGTGATTCCGCTCACGGTCGCGCCGCCGATGTTCAGTCGCGACGTCTACTCGTACCTCGCGCAGAGCGAGATCACCGCCCGCGGCCTGGACCCGTACGCGATCGGCCCCGCCGGAGCCCTCGGCGTCGACCACGTCCTCACCCGCACGGTGCCGACCATCTGGCGCGACACCCCAGCCCCCTACGGTCCCCTGTTCCTCTGGATGGGGCGCGGCATCACATGGTTGACCGGCGACAACATCGTCGCGGGCATCTTCCTGCACCGCCTGCTCGCCCTCGCCGGCGTCGGCCTGATCGTGTGGGCGCTGCCCCGCCTCGCCCGCCGCTGCGGCGTCTCCGCAGTGAGCGCCCTGTGGCTCGGCGCCGCCAACCCGCTCGTGCTGTTCCACCTCGTCGCGGGCATCCACAACGAGGCGCTGATGATCGGGCTCATGCTCGCCGGCGTCGAACTCGCACTACGGGCGATCGAGGGCGACGATCCCGTCCGCGGGCGCGGATTCGCGCTGCTCCTCGCCGGCGCCACCCTCATCGCACTGTCGTCGACGATCAAGATCCCGTCGCTGCTCGCCCTCGGTTTCGTCGGCATGGCCCTCGCCCGCCGCTGGGGCGGCGGACTCAGAGCGCTCGCGTCGGCGGCCGCCCTGCTCGGTGCCGTCACGATCGTCGTCACCGTGTTCGTCAGTACCGCGAGCGGACTCGGCATGGGCTGGACCCAGACCCTCGGCACCGCGACCGAGGTCCGCAGCTGGATGTCCATCCCGACCCTGCTGGGACTGGGCACCGGGCTCGTCGGGGTCCTCCTCGGTCTCGGTGACCACACCACCGCGGTCCTGAGCCTGACCCGGCCGATCGCCACCGTCGTCGCCGCGTTCGTCACCCTCCGGATGCTGATCGCCGTCCTGCTCGGCCGCATCCACCCGGTCGGCGCCCTCGGCGTGTCCCTCGGCGCGATCGTGCTGCTGTTCCCCGTCGTGCAGCCCTGGTATCTGCTGTGGGCGGTCATCCCGCTCGCCGCCTGGGCCACCCGGCCCGTGTTCCGCGTCCCGGCCATCGTGTTCTCGTCCGTCGTGAGCAGCATCCTCATGCCCAACGGCGCCGAATACGAGCCGTTCATGATCGTGCAGGCCGCGATCGCCACCACGATCACCGCCGTCGTGCTCATCGCCGCGACCCGCAACCACCTGCCGTGGCGCGGCCAGGTCACGGCCCCCGGACGACCCGAACCGGTCGACGCCTAG
- the sufD gene encoding Fe-S cluster assembly protein SufD, protein MKAAVAAENVAPATNKGEVFTSFDVNAFEVPAGRDEAWRFTPLRRLRGLHDGTAVRSGAATVEVTAGDGVVVETVGRDDARLGQGGVPADRVAAQAYSGFESATVVTVGAEREVAEPVTVTVTGPGAEQVAFGHLQIRLEAFASATVVLDEKGSGTYAENVEFVLGDSAKLTVVAVQDWADDAVHAAAHHIRVGRDATLRYTAVTLGGDVVRVTPTVRYDGPGGDAELLGLYFADAGQFFEHRLLVDHAQPHCKSNVVYKGALQGDPGSGKPDAHTVWVGDVLIRAEAEGTDTYEMNRNLVLTDGARADSVPNLEIETGEIVGAGHASTTGRFDDEQLFYLRARGIPEAQARRLVVRGFFHEIINRIAVPEVRERLEAAVEAELASIGV, encoded by the coding sequence GTGAAGGCAGCGGTCGCCGCGGAGAACGTGGCTCCGGCCACCAACAAGGGTGAGGTCTTCACCTCGTTCGACGTGAACGCGTTCGAGGTACCGGCCGGACGGGACGAGGCATGGCGGTTCACGCCGCTGCGCCGGCTGCGGGGCCTGCACGACGGCACCGCGGTCCGCTCGGGTGCCGCGACCGTCGAGGTGACCGCCGGTGACGGCGTCGTCGTCGAGACCGTCGGACGCGACGACGCCCGTCTCGGGCAGGGCGGTGTGCCCGCCGACCGGGTGGCGGCGCAGGCGTATTCGGGATTCGAGTCGGCCACCGTCGTGACCGTCGGCGCCGAGCGTGAGGTCGCCGAACCGGTCACCGTCACGGTCACCGGTCCCGGCGCCGAGCAGGTGGCGTTCGGGCACCTGCAGATCCGGCTCGAGGCGTTCGCCTCCGCGACCGTCGTTCTCGACGAGAAGGGCAGCGGCACGTACGCCGAGAACGTCGAGTTCGTTCTCGGGGACAGCGCCAAGCTGACCGTCGTCGCCGTCCAGGACTGGGCCGACGACGCCGTCCACGCTGCCGCCCACCACATCCGGGTCGGCCGCGACGCGACGCTGCGCTACACGGCCGTCACCCTCGGCGGTGACGTCGTCCGGGTCACCCCGACCGTCCGCTACGACGGTCCGGGGGGCGACGCCGAACTGCTGGGCCTGTACTTCGCGGATGCCGGCCAGTTCTTCGAGCACCGGCTGCTCGTCGATCACGCGCAGCCGCACTGCAAGTCGAACGTCGTCTACAAGGGTGCGCTGCAGGGCGACCCCGGCTCGGGCAAGCCGGACGCGCACACGGTGTGGGTCGGTGACGTGCTGATCCGGGCCGAGGCCGAGGGCACCGACACGTACGAGATGAACCGCAACCTGGTGCTCACCGACGGTGCCCGTGCCGACTCGGTGCCGAACCTCGAGATCGAGACCGGCGAGATCGTCGGCGCCGGTCACGCCAGCACCACCGGCCGGTTCGACGACGAGCAGCTGTTCTACCTGCGCGCCCGGGGCATTCCGGAGGCCCAGGCCCGGCGCCTGGTCGTGCGGGGGTTCTTCCACGAGATCATCAACCGCATCGCCGTTCCGGAGGTGCGGGAGCGCCTCGAGGCTGCGGTCGAGGCCGAACTCGCCTCCATCGGCGTCTGA
- a CDS encoding ABC transporter ATP-binding protein has translation MSVRASDAAPRKAEPAVRLEGVVKAFGDVQAVDGLDLVVEQAQVLALLGPNGAGKTTTVEMCEGFVTPDAGTVRVLGLDPIAESAALRPRIGVMLQGGGAYPGSKAGEMLDLVASYSADPLDPDWLLSSLGLTDARRTPYRRLSGGQQQRLALACALVGRPELVFLDEPTAGLDAQARLLVWELIDALRRDGVSVLLTTHLMDEAEELADELVIVDHGRIVASGTPSEVTRTGAEGRMSLVAPAGLDLAPLRAALPTAFRVQEATPGHYVVHGAVDPHVVAAVTSWCAGQDALATEIRVDQRRLEDVFLELTGRDLRG, from the coding sequence GTGAGTGTCAGAGCGTCGGACGCGGCGCCCCGCAAGGCCGAACCGGCTGTCCGTCTCGAAGGCGTCGTCAAGGCGTTCGGCGACGTCCAGGCCGTCGACGGCCTCGATCTCGTCGTCGAACAGGCCCAGGTTCTCGCCCTCCTCGGCCCCAACGGTGCAGGCAAGACCACGACCGTCGAAATGTGCGAGGGCTTCGTCACCCCCGACGCCGGCACCGTCCGGGTCCTCGGACTCGACCCGATCGCCGAGTCCGCGGCGCTGCGACCACGCATCGGCGTCATGCTGCAGGGCGGCGGCGCCTACCCAGGATCCAAGGCCGGCGAGATGCTCGACCTGGTCGCGTCGTACTCCGCCGACCCGCTCGACCCCGACTGGCTGCTGTCCAGCCTCGGCCTGACCGATGCGCGCCGCACCCCGTACCGTCGCCTGTCCGGCGGCCAGCAGCAGCGGCTCGCGCTCGCCTGCGCCCTCGTCGGACGCCCCGAACTGGTGTTCCTCGACGAACCGACCGCCGGCCTCGACGCGCAGGCCCGGCTGCTCGTGTGGGAGCTGATCGACGCGCTGCGCCGCGACGGCGTCAGTGTCCTGCTCACCACACATCTCATGGACGAGGCCGAAGAGCTCGCCGACGAACTCGTCATCGTCGACCACGGCCGGATCGTGGCGTCCGGGACACCGTCGGAGGTCACCCGCACCGGAGCCGAGGGCCGGATGAGCCTGGTCGCGCCCGCGGGTCTCGATCTCGCGCCACTGCGGGCCGCGCTGCCCACCGCGTTCCGGGTGCAGGAGGCGACGCCCGGCCACTACGTGGTCCACGGCGCCGTCGACCCGCACGTCGTCGCGGCGGTCACGTCGTGGTGTGCCGGCCAGGACGCGCTGGCCACCGAGATTCGCGTCGACCAGCGTCGCCTCGAGGACGTCTTCCTCGAACTCACGGGACGGGATCTGAGGGGATGA
- a CDS encoding cysteine desulfurase, with translation MTTTVPALDVTRIREDFPILGRTVRDGKPLVYLDSGATSQRPVQVLDAEREFLTTCNAAVHRGAHQLAEEATDAYEGARAAIASFVGADSDELVFTKNATESLNLVAYVFGDDRFDRVVGPGDEIVVTELEHHANLVPWQELARRTGATLRWYGITDDGRIDLESLELTDKVKVVAFTHQSNVTGAISPVAELVRRAQAVGAITVLDACQSVPHLAVDFRSLGVDFAAFSGHKMLGPSGVGVLYGRRALLASMPPFITGGSMIETVTMEGSTYAPPPQRFEAGVPMTSQVVGLGAAVNYLSAIGMDAVAAHEHQLVTAALDGLAGIDGVRIVGPTDGVDRGSAVSFLVDGIHAHDLGQVLDDDGVAVRVGHHCAWPMHQRFGIAATARASFALYNTLDEVDALVAGIRRAQAFFGVGGN, from the coding sequence GTGACCACCACGGTGCCTGCACTGGACGTCACCAGGATCCGGGAGGACTTCCCGATCCTGGGACGCACCGTGCGTGACGGAAAACCTCTCGTGTACCTGGATTCGGGTGCGACGTCGCAGCGCCCGGTGCAGGTGCTCGACGCCGAGCGGGAGTTCCTCACCACGTGCAACGCCGCGGTGCACCGGGGTGCGCATCAGCTGGCCGAGGAGGCCACCGACGCGTACGAGGGTGCCCGTGCGGCGATCGCCTCGTTCGTCGGTGCCGACTCCGACGAGCTGGTGTTCACCAAGAACGCCACCGAGTCCCTCAACCTGGTGGCGTACGTGTTCGGCGACGACCGGTTCGACCGGGTCGTCGGCCCCGGTGACGAGATCGTCGTCACCGAACTCGAACACCACGCGAACCTGGTGCCGTGGCAGGAGCTGGCCCGCCGTACGGGTGCCACGCTGCGCTGGTACGGCATCACCGACGACGGCCGCATCGACCTGGAGTCGCTCGAGCTGACCGACAAGGTCAAGGTCGTCGCGTTCACGCACCAGTCGAACGTGACGGGCGCGATCTCGCCGGTCGCCGAACTGGTCCGCCGGGCGCAGGCCGTCGGTGCGATCACGGTGCTCGACGCGTGCCAGTCGGTGCCGCATCTCGCCGTCGACTTCCGTTCCCTCGGCGTCGATTTCGCGGCGTTCTCCGGGCACAAGATGCTCGGCCCGTCCGGGGTCGGCGTGCTGTACGGGCGTCGCGCACTGCTGGCGTCGATGCCGCCGTTCATCACGGGCGGCTCGATGATCGAGACCGTCACGATGGAGGGCAGCACGTACGCGCCGCCGCCGCAGCGCTTCGAGGCCGGTGTGCCGATGACGTCGCAGGTGGTGGGTCTCGGTGCGGCCGTGAACTATCTGTCGGCGATCGGGATGGACGCTGTCGCCGCGCACGAACACCAGCTCGTCACCGCGGCCCTCGACGGGCTGGCCGGTATCGACGGGGTCCGTATCGTCGGCCCCACCGACGGCGTCGACCGGGGATCGGCGGTGTCGTTCCTGGTCGACGGGATCCACGCCCACGATCTGGGGCAGGTCCTCGACGACGACGGTGTCGCTGTCCGCGTCGGACATCACTGCGCGTGGCCGATGCACCAGCGGTTCGGTATCGCCGCGACCGCGCGGGCGTCGTTCGCGCTGTACAACACGCTCGACGAGGTCGATGCGCTGGTCGCCGGGATCCGGCGGGCGCAGGCCTTCTTCGGAGTCGGAGGGAACTGA
- the sufB gene encoding Fe-S cluster assembly protein SufB yields the protein MTVTPDQVTAEAPLSQEETIASLGHYEYGWSDSDTAGASAQRGLSEDVVRDISAKKNEPDWMLDIRLKALRTFDKKPMPHWGSNLEGIDFDNIKYFVRSTEKQAASWEDLPEDIKNTYDKLGIPEAEKQRLIAGVAAQYESEVVYHQIREDLEEQGVIFLDTDSGLREHPELFREYFGSVIPAGDNKFSALNTAVWSGGSFIYVPPNVHVDIPLQAYFRINTENMGQFERTLIIVDEGASVHYVEGCTAPIYKSDSLHSAVVEIIVKKGGHCRYTTIQNWSNNVYNLVTKRTKVEAGGSMEWIDGNIGSKVTMKYPAVWMMGEHARGEVLSVAFAGEGQHQDTGAKMLHLAPHTTSNIVSKSVARGGGRSSYRGLVQINKGAHGSKSNVECDALLVDQISRSDTYPYVDIREDDVTMGHEATVSKVSDDQLFYLMSRGLSEDEAMAMVVRGFVEPIAKELPMEYALELNRLIELQMEGAVG from the coding sequence ATGACCGTCACACCAGACCAGGTGACCGCCGAGGCGCCACTCTCGCAGGAAGAGACGATCGCTTCGCTGGGCCACTACGAGTACGGCTGGTCGGATTCCGACACGGCCGGTGCCAGCGCGCAGCGCGGTCTGTCCGAGGACGTCGTGCGGGACATTTCCGCGAAGAAGAACGAGCCGGACTGGATGCTCGACATCCGTCTCAAGGCGCTGCGCACCTTCGACAAGAAGCCGATGCCGCACTGGGGTTCGAACCTCGAGGGCATCGACTTCGACAACATCAAGTACTTCGTGCGGTCGACGGAGAAGCAGGCCGCGTCCTGGGAGGATCTGCCCGAGGACATCAAGAACACGTACGACAAGCTCGGTATCCCGGAGGCGGAGAAGCAGCGTCTCATCGCGGGTGTCGCGGCGCAGTACGAGTCCGAGGTCGTCTACCACCAGATCCGTGAGGATCTCGAGGAGCAGGGCGTCATCTTCCTCGACACCGATTCGGGTCTGCGGGAGCATCCGGAACTGTTCCGCGAGTACTTCGGCTCGGTCATCCCGGCCGGCGACAACAAGTTCTCCGCGCTGAACACCGCCGTCTGGTCGGGTGGCTCGTTCATCTACGTTCCGCCGAACGTGCACGTCGACATCCCGCTGCAGGCCTACTTCCGGATCAACACCGAGAACATGGGCCAGTTCGAGCGGACCTTGATCATCGTCGACGAGGGTGCGTCGGTGCACTACGTCGAGGGCTGCACCGCCCCGATCTACAAGTCCGACTCGCTGCACTCCGCGGTCGTCGAGATCATCGTCAAGAAGGGCGGCCACTGCCGCTACACGACGATCCAGAACTGGTCGAACAACGTCTACAACCTGGTCACCAAGCGCACCAAGGTCGAGGCGGGCGGTTCGATGGAGTGGATCGACGGCAACATCGGCTCCAAGGTGACGATGAAGTACCCGGCCGTGTGGATGATGGGCGAACACGCCCGCGGCGAGGTGCTCTCCGTCGCGTTCGCCGGGGAGGGCCAGCACCAGGACACCGGCGCGAAGATGCTGCACCTGGCGCCGCACACGACCTCCAACATCGTGAGCAAGTCGGTGGCCCGCGGCGGCGGCCGGTCCTCCTACCGCGGCCTGGTCCAGATCAACAAGGGCGCACACGGCTCGAAGTCGAACGTCGAGTGCGACGCCCTCCTGGTCGACCAGATCAGCCGCTCGGACACCTACCCGTACGTCGACATCCGCGAGGACGACGTGACGATGGGCCACGAGGCGACGGTGTCCAAGGTCAGCGACGACCAGTTGTTCTACCTCATGAGCCGCGGACTGAGCGAGGACGAGGCGATGGCCATGGTGGTGCGAGGGTTCGTGGAGCCCATCGCGAAGGAACTGCCGATGGAGTACGCGCTCGAGCTCAACCGCCTGATCGAACTGCAGATGGAAGGGGCCGTGGGTTAG
- a CDS encoding metalloregulator ArsR/SmtB family transcription factor, whose amino-acid sequence MRTSVGPSLPAAGGHEGQTRAAVVQLLVEEGPITATDIGDRLGLSAAGVRRHLDVLIEAGEAQEASSASWRRRGRGRPAKLFQITAAGRGKLGHTYDDLAGAAMRQLREIGGDAAIEEFARRRVRSIVGDVAPATGGAPEAVESTAEEIANAFTSAGFAASIRPVGNGVQICQHHCPVSHVAEEFPELCEAEQRAFADLLGRHVQQLATIANGDCACTTHVPLAPPRPTP is encoded by the coding sequence GTGCGGACGTCCGTCGGTCCGTCGCTGCCCGCCGCCGGTGGGCACGAAGGCCAGACCCGGGCCGCTGTCGTCCAGTTGCTCGTCGAGGAGGGGCCGATCACGGCCACCGACATCGGTGACCGTCTCGGCCTCAGCGCGGCAGGCGTCCGACGCCACCTCGACGTCCTCATCGAGGCCGGGGAAGCGCAGGAGGCCAGCTCCGCGAGTTGGCGTCGGCGTGGCCGAGGCCGCCCCGCGAAACTGTTCCAGATCACCGCGGCCGGCCGCGGCAAGCTCGGCCACACGTACGACGATCTCGCCGGCGCCGCGATGCGGCAACTGCGGGAAATCGGTGGTGACGCGGCGATCGAGGAATTCGCTCGCCGCCGCGTGCGTTCCATCGTGGGCGATGTGGCACCGGCGACCGGGGGCGCACCGGAAGCTGTCGAATCCACCGCGGAGGAGATAGCGAACGCGTTCACCTCGGCCGGGTTCGCGGCATCGATCCGTCCCGTCGGCAACGGCGTGCAGATCTGCCAGCACCACTGTCCGGTCTCGCACGTCGCCGAGGAGTTCCCGGAACTGTGCGAGGCGGAACAGCGGGCGTTCGCGGACCTGCTCGGCCGACACGTCCAGCAGCTGGCGACGATCGCGAACGGCGACTGCGCCTGCACCACCCATGTTCCGCTCGCACCACCTCGACCGACTCCCTAG
- a CDS encoding metal-sulfur cluster assembly factor, whose product MTDTQAEQAGTEPTAEVGEYGATLTPERLDELEEAMRDVVDPELGINVVDLGLVYDFKEIDENGIDVVQLDMTLTSAACPLTDVIEEQSKRALVNGSLCDELRINWVWMPPWGPDKITDDGREQLRALGFTV is encoded by the coding sequence ATGACGGATACCCAGGCCGAGCAGGCCGGCACCGAGCCCACCGCCGAGGTGGGGGAGTACGGCGCGACGCTCACCCCGGAGCGTCTCGACGAGCTCGAGGAGGCGATGCGTGACGTCGTCGACCCCGAACTCGGCATCAACGTCGTCGATCTCGGACTGGTCTACGACTTCAAGGAGATCGACGAGAACGGCATCGACGTCGTGCAACTCGACATGACGCTCACCTCGGCGGCGTGCCCGCTGACCGACGTCATCGAGGAGCAGTCGAAGCGGGCGCTGGTGAACGGGAGCCTGTGCGACGAGCTGCGCATCAACTGGGTGTGGATGCCGCCGTGGGGTCCGGACAAGATCACCGACGACGGACGCGAGCAGCTGCGTGCCCTCGGGTTCACCGTCTAG